In Helicobacter bilis, a genomic segment contains:
- a CDS encoding DUF4006 family protein yields the protein MQAIINILNSLVGFLLAVLLVVAAAAIGGYNAVKIQQSSATTFYSIDSHNLKKNDTANRDAFKIVESKE from the coding sequence ATGCAAGCGATTATAAATATTCTAAATAGTTTGGTTGGCTTTTTACTTGCCGTGTTGCTTGTAGTGGCTGCAGCAGCGATTGGCGGTTATAATGCTGTAAAGATTCAGCAATCAAGTGCTACAACATTTTATAGCATTGATTCACATAATCTAAAAAAGAATGACACTGCAAATCGTGATGCGTTTAAAATTGTAGAAAGCAAGGAATAG
- a CDS encoding cytochrome c oxidase, cbb3-type, CcoQ subunit, translated as MSLVIYGFDLLSLKGAYLLSTIFLAVWLYAYIYHLYRSQATGKIDYEKYGKLALQDSLDDALIESCDDKNNKTAERR; from the coding sequence ATGAGTCTTGTAATATATGGTTTTGATTTATTGAGTTTAAAGGGGGCTTATTTGCTCTCTACTATTTTTCTAGCAGTTTGGCTATATGCTTACATTTATCATCTTTATCGCTCTCAAGCGACTGGAAAAATAGATTATGAAAAGTATGGCAAACTTGCACTTCAAGATTCTTTAGACGATGCGTTAATAGAATCTTGTGATGACAAAAACAACAAGACAGCAGAAAGGAGATAA
- a CDS encoding carbon storage regulator, producing the protein MLILSRKQEESVVIGNDIILKVVSIDKGSVKLGFEAPPKTLILRAELTEAIKSENTKATSDSVSMDMLDALGMQLKLKRSKEMNAKDKFKKEQNGKR; encoded by the coding sequence ATGTTGATTTTGTCCAGAAAACAAGAAGAGAGTGTCGTTATTGGAAATGATATTATTCTTAAGGTGGTAAGCATTGATAAAGGCAGCGTGAAGCTAGGGTTTGAAGCACCACCAAAAACACTTATTTTGCGTGCAGAACTCACTGAAGCCATCAAAAGCGAAAACACAAAAGCTACAAGCGACTCTGTAAGTATGGATATGCTAGATGCACTTGGTATGCAATTGAAACTCAAAAGATCAAAAGAGATGAATGCAAAAGATAAGTTTAAAAAAGAGCAAAATGGTAAGAGATAG
- the ccoN gene encoding cytochrome-c oxidase, cbb3-type subunit I: MQEGIKQYDYSLAKLFLLVCIATGFLGMLIGVVLAFQLAVPDLNYIAGEYSIFGRLRPLHTNVIIYGFTLSGIWAGWYYLGQRVLKITYHDHPFLKLVGMLHFFMYLVVLVLALYTLFSGITQSKEYAELPWIVDLLVVVTWVLWGMSMFGSMAVRREKVIYISLWYFIATFTAISVLYIFNNLSVPTQLVTGYGSFWHSISMYAGTNDALIQWWWGHNAVAFVFTSGIIGLIYYFLPKESGQPVFSYKLTLFSFWSLMFVYIWAGGHHVIYSTVPDWVQTLGSVFSVVLILPSWGTAVNMLLTMRGQWHQLKESPLIKFLILASTWYMLATLEGPIQSIKSVNALAHFTDWIVGHVHDAALGWVAFTIIASVYHMLPRLYGREIYSKKIIEAQFWIMTIGIVFYFSSMWIAGIVQGMMWRDITPLGQLKYSFIDTVAVLKPYFIMRGIGGLLYLVGFVMFIYNVVMTMVAARTLNKEPEYASPMAS; this comes from the coding sequence ATGCAAGAGGGCATAAAGCAGTATGACTACTCACTTGCGAAGCTTTTTTTGCTTGTTTGTATAGCAACGGGCTTTCTAGGTATGTTGATAGGTGTGGTTTTGGCATTTCAGTTGGCAGTTCCAGATTTAAACTATATCGCTGGGGAATATTCTATTTTTGGTAGATTGCGACCATTACACACAAATGTGATTATTTATGGTTTTACATTGAGCGGTATTTGGGCTGGCTGGTATTATTTAGGGCAAAGGGTGCTTAAAATCACATATCATGACCACCCGTTTTTAAAACTTGTTGGTATGTTGCACTTTTTCATGTATCTTGTGGTGCTTGTGTTAGCACTTTATACATTGTTTTCTGGGATTACTCAATCAAAAGAGTATGCAGAGCTTCCATGGATTGTGGATCTTTTGGTTGTAGTTACTTGGGTGCTATGGGGTATGAGTATGTTTGGGTCTATGGCAGTTAGAAGAGAGAAGGTTATCTATATCTCTTTGTGGTATTTCATTGCTACTTTTACTGCTATTTCTGTGCTTTATATCTTTAATAACCTTTCTGTTCCTACACAATTAGTTACGGGTTATGGTAGCTTTTGGCATAGTATATCTATGTATGCGGGGACAAATGATGCACTGATTCAGTGGTGGTGGGGGCATAATGCGGTTGCATTTGTTTTCACTTCTGGTATTATTGGTTTGATTTATTATTTCTTACCAAAGGAATCTGGACAGCCTGTATTCTCATATAAATTAACATTATTTTCATTCTGGAGTTTAATGTTTGTATATATTTGGGCTGGCGGACACCATGTTATCTACTCAACCGTGCCAGATTGGGTGCAAACTCTTGGGTCTGTATTCTCTGTTGTGCTTATTTTACCTTCTTGGGGAACTGCTGTAAATATGCTTTTAACCATGAGAGGGCAGTGGCATCAGCTTAAAGAGTCACCATTAATCAAATTCTTGATTTTAGCATCTACTTGGTATATGCTTGCGACACTTGAGGGTCCTATTCAGTCTATTAAATCAGTTAATGCTTTAGCGCACTTTACTGATTGGATTGTAGGGCATGTGCATGATGCGGCACTTGGCTGGGTTGCTTTCACTATTATTGCTAGTGTGTATCACATGTTGCCTCGTCTTTATGGTAGAGAAATCTATTCTAAAAAGATTATTGAAGCACAATTCTGGATTATGACAATAGGTATTGTATTCTACTTCTCAAGCATGTGGATTGCAGGTATAGTGCAAGGTATGATGTGGAGAGATATTACACCTTTAGGTCAGCTTAAATATTCTTTCATTGATACTGTTGCGGTATTAAAACCATACTTTATTATGAGAGGTATTGGTGGATTGCTGTATCTTGTTGGCTTTGTAATGTTTATCTATAATGTTGTAATGACTATGGTGGCTGCTAGAACTCTTAATAAAGAGCCTGAGTATGCTTCACCTATGGCATCTTAA
- a CDS encoding PAS domain-containing protein, which translates to MEIERNGNELILHESSLITSKTDLRGYITYANFDFIAFSGYDEEELIGHNHNIIRHPLMPRIIFKVLWDTIKSGKEINAFVLNRNKEGLEYWVYANVTPSFNANGEIIGYYSVRRKPNPQALPTIRELYTNLTNIEKNAKEKGKNDMDASYAALVATLEKLKMTHQLFFITMQHDGGVG; encoded by the coding sequence TTGGAAATAGAGAGAAATGGTAATGAGCTTATTTTACATGAAAGCAGTCTTATCACTTCAAAAACGGATTTACGCGGTTATATCACCTATGCGAATTTTGATTTTATAGCATTTAGCGGTTATGATGAAGAAGAACTCATTGGGCATAATCATAATATTATACGACATCCGCTTATGCCACGCATTATTTTCAAAGTATTATGGGATACGATAAAAAGTGGCAAAGAGATTAATGCCTTTGTGCTTAATAGAAACAAAGAGGGCTTAGAGTATTGGGTATATGCAAATGTAACGCCCTCATTTAATGCAAATGGCGAAATTATTGGCTATTATTCCGTGCGTAGAAAGCCAAATCCACAAGCCCTACCGACTATACGCGAACTCTATACAAATCTCACTAATATTGAAAAAAATGCAAAAGAGAAAGGTAAAAATGATATGGACGCAAGTTATGCAGCATTGGTAGCAACGCTAGAAAAGCTAAAGATGACGCACCAACTCTTTTTTATCACAATGCAGCATGATGGTGGCGTGGGGTAA
- the flhA gene encoding flagellar biosynthesis protein FlhA → MADKEQNGGILQRAFPFLKLIGKSKDLGVVVFVVMILAVIIVPLPAPMLDLLLTISIALSILIILIALYINKPMDFSTFPTLLLFVTAYRLALNVATTRMILSEGSNGAAHVSRIVEAFGEFVASGSYTIGVIIFVILIIVNLLVITNGSTRVTEVRARFALDAMPGKQMAIDADMNAGLIDEKEAKQRRESLAQEADFYGAMDGASKFVKGDAIAAIIITIINIIGGFCIGVFQNDMTMAEAAKVFTILTIGDGLVGQIPALIVATATGIVATRTTKGEEENFANNLVKQLTDKSKTLIIVGFILFIFSLAPSFPTLPLAFVGAVFWFAAWLINRDNEDSVFAKFNQLIGGFGNKKAKEKKAAKKAAQASGEKVPIQEPAPKRPPKTQEEIKKEEEKAINEVLKVEFLELHLGYHLIRLAAVDQGGDLLERVRGIRKKIARDYGFLMPQIRMTDDPGIGPTTYQFFLKGIEIGSGEVMPDKFLAMNTGMVAKEIDGIPTKEPAFGLDAMWIDANLKEDAIIQGYTVIDPSTVIATHMSELVKKYAEEFITKDEVKKLMDRLEEEYPAAIEEAKKVPSSVIRSVLQALLHEGIPIKDMLTILETITDIAPSVQNDVAIIVEQVRSKLSRVITNVFKSEDGNIKLVTLSQDSEHFLLNKLKDQHGAKFLLLNTSEMQKLIDAVEQESVKILQRNITPVILVVDPQLRMPLSIKLEQFKLDSVVVLSHAEIDPNASFEVLGTIEVGF, encoded by the coding sequence ATGGCAGACAAAGAACAAAATGGTGGTATTCTACAACGAGCTTTTCCGTTTCTAAAGCTCATTGGGAAGTCAAAGGATCTTGGTGTTGTGGTGTTTGTAGTGATGATTCTAGCAGTCATCATTGTGCCACTACCAGCACCTATGCTTGATTTATTATTAACCATTTCTATTGCCCTTTCTATTCTTATTATCTTAATCGCACTTTATATTAATAAACCTATGGATTTTTCTACTTTTCCAACCCTGCTTTTATTTGTAACGGCGTATCGACTCGCACTCAATGTAGCTACAACGCGTATGATTCTTAGCGAGGGTAGCAATGGTGCAGCACATGTGAGTCGCATTGTAGAAGCATTTGGCGAGTTTGTAGCAAGTGGTAGCTATACCATTGGTGTTATCATCTTTGTGATTCTTATCATAGTGAATCTGCTTGTTATCACAAATGGTTCAACGCGTGTAACAGAAGTTAGAGCGCGTTTTGCCCTTGATGCGATGCCCGGTAAGCAAATGGCAATTGATGCGGATATGAATGCAGGGCTAATTGATGAGAAAGAAGCAAAGCAAAGGCGTGAAAGTTTAGCGCAAGAAGCCGACTTTTATGGTGCAATGGATGGTGCGAGTAAGTTTGTAAAGGGTGATGCGATTGCTGCTATTATCATTACTATCATTAATATTATCGGTGGATTTTGTATCGGTGTATTTCAAAATGATATGACAATGGCAGAAGCGGCAAAAGTATTTACCATTCTTACTATCGGTGATGGTCTCGTAGGACAAATCCCAGCCCTAATCGTAGCGACTGCTACAGGTATCGTAGCGACACGGACTACAAAGGGTGAAGAAGAAAACTTTGCAAACAATCTTGTAAAACAATTAACAGACAAATCAAAAACACTCATCATTGTAGGCTTTATCCTATTTATATTCTCACTTGCCCCAAGCTTTCCTACCTTACCACTTGCATTTGTTGGTGCGGTATTTTGGTTTGCTGCATGGCTTATTAATAGGGATAATGAAGATTCTGTATTTGCGAAATTCAATCAATTAATAGGCGGTTTTGGCAACAAAAAAGCAAAAGAAAAAAAAGCCGCAAAAAAGGCAGCACAAGCAAGCGGGGAAAAAGTGCCGATACAAGAACCAGCACCAAAACGACCACCAAAAACACAAGAAGAAATCAAAAAAGAAGAAGAAAAAGCAATAAATGAAGTGCTAAAAGTAGAATTTTTAGAGTTGCATTTAGGCTATCATTTAATCCGTCTTGCCGCAGTAGATCAAGGTGGAGATTTACTAGAGAGAGTGCGTGGGATTAGAAAAAAGATAGCAAGAGACTATGGCTTTTTAATGCCTCAAATCCGCATGACAGATGACCCGGGCATTGGACCTACAACTTATCAATTTTTCTTAAAAGGCATTGAAATTGGTAGCGGTGAAGTCATGCCAGATAAATTCCTTGCTATGAATACAGGTATGGTAGCAAAAGAGATTGATGGAATCCCCACAAAAGAGCCAGCCTTTGGGCTTGATGCTATGTGGATTGATGCGAATTTAAAAGAAGATGCGATTATTCAAGGCTACACGGTTATTGATCCATCAACGGTTATTGCAACTCACATGAGTGAGCTTGTGAAAAAATACGCTGAAGAATTTATCACAAAAGATGAAGTTAAAAAACTTATGGATAGACTTGAAGAAGAGTATCCAGCCGCAATCGAAGAGGCAAAGAAAGTGCCTTCCAGCGTTATCCGCAGCGTATTGCAAGCCTTGCTGCATGAGGGCATACCGATTAAAGATATGCTTACAATCCTTGAGACAATCACAGATATTGCCCCAAGTGTGCAAAATGATGTGGCAATTATCGTGGAGCAAGTAAGATCTAAGCTTTCACGCGTTATTACAAATGTCTTTAAATCTGAAGATGGCAACATAAAGCTTGTTACACTCTCTCAAGATTCTGAGCATTTCTTATTAAATAAGCTAAAAGACCAGCATGGTGCGAAATTCTTACTACTGAATACAAGCGAAATGCAAAAGCTAATTGACGCAGTAGAGCAAGAAAGCGTGAAAATCTTACAAAGAAATATCACACCTGTTATCTTAGTGGTTGATCCACAATTACGCATGCCTTTAAGCATTAAATTAGAGCAATTTAAGCTAGATTCCGTCGTAGTTTTAAGCCACGCTGAAATCGATCCAAACGCTTCATTTGAAGTGCTTGGGACTATTGAAGTTGGATTTTAG
- the ccoP gene encoding cytochrome-c oxidase, cbb3-type subunit III produces MGWLSDHVNLLGFIGAVVILLLTIAIAWFYIQKMKTESVGGELTEHSWDGIKEFNNNIPTGWLLSLLGLMIWAVWYILFGYPLNAYSQIGEYNQESHAYNQKFETVHANLDSDKLREMGEQIFLVQCAQCHGLTAEGNDGKAQNLTHWGKIDGIMDTIRNGSTGLTKENGEEFGGMPPGLLSEEKDIQAVAHYVMSEIVKDTSMKYDEELVKAGNEIYHSEENGTCFQCHGANGEGVEDMGPSLQTYGKTEFLANVLKHGKKGEIGLMPSFEYLNLSQKEVEALQSFIAAKQKIQ; encoded by the coding sequence ATGGGTTGGTTAAGCGATCATGTCAATTTACTTGGCTTTATTGGTGCTGTGGTGATTCTTTTACTAACCATTGCAATAGCGTGGTTTTACATTCAAAAGATGAAGACAGAGAGTGTAGGTGGAGAGCTTACGGAGCATTCATGGGATGGTATTAAAGAGTTTAATAATAATATCCCAACGGGTTGGCTTTTATCCCTTTTGGGACTTATGATATGGGCTGTTTGGTATATCCTTTTTGGCTATCCTTTGAACGCTTACTCACAAATTGGTGAATACAATCAGGAATCTCATGCCTATAATCAAAAGTTTGAAACCGTGCATGCAAATCTAGATTCAGATAAATTGCGTGAAATGGGTGAGCAAATCTTCCTTGTGCAATGCGCACAATGTCATGGTTTAACAGCTGAAGGCAATGATGGTAAAGCACAGAATCTTACTCATTGGGGTAAGATCGATGGCATTATGGATACTATCCGCAATGGTAGCACAGGGCTTACAAAAGAGAATGGCGAAGAGTTTGGTGGTATGCCTCCGGGTCTTTTAAGTGAAGAAAAAGATATTCAAGCAGTTGCTCACTATGTAATGAGTGAAATCGTTAAAGACACTTCTATGAAATATGATGAAGAGCTAGTAAAAGCTGGAAATGAAATCTATCATAGTGAAGAAAATGGCACATGTTTTCAATGTCATGGTGCTAATGGCGAGGGTGTAGAAGATATGGGTCCATCACTTCAAACCTATGGAAAAACTGAGTTTTTAGCAAATGTTTTGAAGCATGGCAAAAAAGGCGAAATAGGTCTTATGCCATCTTTTGAATATCTTAATCTAAGTCAAAAAGAAGTAGAAGCTTTGCAGTCATTCATCGCAGCAAAGCAAAAGATTCAGTAA
- a CDS encoding tRNA pseudouridine(55) synthase TruB, with the protein MQDTMPQNFFAIASKPPNISSLSFANMLKKGLKELGYPVKKIGFSGTLDPFAHGMLILGVNHYTKLLSHIRKDYKTYKAVLFLGLESKSLDIENIVCLHQIKPYSHEEIEKAIQNIQGNISYKPPKFSAKHINGVRAYELMRKGIDFDIDTITTDIKYIKILNYSHPFLSFEVCVSEGGYIRSIGEIIAKNLGICGSLCSLERVQEGEWNYKNMLKDSMTHKQNNVLGCIEVPLQIQGIRQNAKVIILNIKNALKYDTIQLTEYAKIAYNGAKFILNPSLCAKIFSDMVCVADSKKDSKQHTQQSQNIQATHLESGCHNKEVCPDTMCKDSVSKILLADFDTHFGIIEVFQDGKVKYILNRIDKC; encoded by the coding sequence TTGCAAGATACAATGCCGCAAAACTTTTTTGCAATCGCTTCTAAACCACCAAATATTTCAAGTCTTAGTTTTGCTAATATGCTTAAAAAAGGTTTGAAAGAGCTAGGCTATCCTGTTAAAAAGATAGGATTCTCTGGCACACTTGACCCATTCGCACATGGTATGCTAATACTTGGTGTAAATCACTACACAAAGCTATTATCACACATTAGGAAAGACTATAAGACATATAAAGCCGTGCTATTTTTAGGTTTAGAGAGTAAAAGCCTTGATATTGAAAATATCGTATGCCTTCATCAAATAAAACCATATAGCCACGAAGAGATAGAAAAAGCAATACAAAACATACAAGGCAATATATCCTATAAACCACCAAAATTTAGTGCAAAGCATATTAATGGTGTGCGTGCTTATGAGCTTATGAGAAAGGGCATAGACTTTGATATAGATACGATTACAACAGATATAAAGTATATAAAGATTCTAAACTATTCACATCCTTTCTTAAGCTTTGAAGTATGTGTGAGTGAGGGTGGATATATCCGCAGTATAGGGGAGATTATTGCTAAGAATCTAGGGATATGCGGGAGTTTATGTAGCTTAGAGAGAGTGCAAGAGGGAGAGTGGAATTATAAAAATATGCTTAAAGATTCTATGACACATAAACAAAATAATGTTTTAGGGTGCATAGAAGTGCCATTGCAAATACAAGGGATACGCCAAAATGCAAAAGTTATAATTTTAAATATAAAAAATGCCTTAAAATATGATACAATTCAGCTTACAGAATATGCAAAAATCGCATATAATGGTGCAAAGTTTATACTTAATCCCTCTTTGTGTGCAAAGATTTTTAGTGATATGGTGTGTGTAGCAGATTCTAAGAAAGATTCTAAACAACACACGCAGCAATCGCAAAATATACAAGCAACTCATTTAGAATCAGGGTGTCATAACAAGGAAGTTTGCCCAGATACCATGTGTAAAGATTCTGTAAGCAAGATATTGCTTGCAGATTTTGACACGCATTTTGGAATCATTGAAGTATTTCAAGATGGCAAGGTAAAATATATTTTAAATAGGATTGATAAATGTTGA
- the rnpA gene encoding ribonuclease P protein component, translating into MQQSTNTKHKKIDTLKNSYEFDIVFKNGLRFNRDFMAIYAMPLRDFIFHLRKKKQYNRFIESKMLLGFSINKKVAKACKRNLIRRRIKAVMQECGTKYRGYAFVFICRKGISDYDFIALKKHILYSTKKLTQPRNTIEDKR; encoded by the coding sequence ATGCAGCAATCTACAAATACAAAACATAAGAAAATAGACACGCTAAAAAATTCCTATGAATTTGATATAGTGTTTAAAAATGGTTTGCGTTTTAATAGGGATTTCATGGCAATTTATGCTATGCCTTTGCGTGATTTTATATTTCATTTACGCAAAAAAAAACAATACAATCGTTTTATAGAATCTAAAATGCTTTTGGGTTTTAGCATTAATAAAAAAGTGGCGAAAGCATGCAAAAGAAATCTCATTAGACGCAGGATTAAGGCAGTTATGCAGGAATGTGGCACAAAATACAGGGGATATGCCTTTGTTTTTATATGTCGAAAAGGTATTAGTGACTATGATTTTATCGCGTTAAAAAAACATATTCTATATAGCACAAAAAAGCTCACTCAACCAAGAAATACAATTGAAGATAAACGATAG
- a CDS encoding FkbM family methyltransferase, which yields MANMGYQVLQYDASIEKAPDTHKNMIFHKKFVGATRDHQTITFDDIMQQYSFNEKDHNILQIDIEGAEWEIFERLDFSILEKYFSQIILEFHDCDPRVSLQTERHVAILERFHHAFQPIHLHFNPYGHNFYVKDRFMANVFEVSYARKDLLPRDFTLRNECGDIPNLDYPNGEKLPNIPISF from the coding sequence ATGGCAAATATGGGCTATCAGGTATTGCAATATGATGCGAGCATAGAAAAAGCCCCAGATACACATAAAAACATGATTTTTCATAAAAAATTTGTTGGAGCGACAAGAGATCATCAAACAATCACTTTTGATGACATTATGCAGCAATATAGCTTCAATGAAAAAGATCATAATATATTGCAAATAGATATTGAAGGGGCGGAATGGGAGATTTTTGAAAGGCTTGATTTTAGCATACTTGAAAAATATTTTTCACAAATTATTTTAGAATTCCATGATTGTGATCCTAGAGTCTCATTGCAAACAGAACGACATGTAGCCATACTAGAAAGGTTTCATCATGCCTTTCAACCAATACATTTACACTTTAATCCATATGGACATAATTTTTATGTCAAAGATCGTTTTATGGCAAATGTGTTTGAGGTGAGCTACGCAAGAAAAGACTTATTACCAAGAGATTTTACCTTACGAAATGAATGTGGTGATATACCAAATCTTGATTATCCAAATGGTGAGAAATTGCCAAATATTCCAATTTCATTTTAA
- the ccoO gene encoding cytochrome-c oxidase, cbb3-type subunit II — translation MFAWLEKNPFFFTIAFVVVFSVAGLVQIIPDFRKSSQPIEGLRPLTVLETAGRQVYIKEGCYNCHSQLIREFKSEVMRYGMYSLSGEYAYDRPFLWGSKRTGPDLHRIGDRSSSDWHANHMYDPNSVVPKSIMPAYKHLYDKEIDFDTAYAEALTQKKVFNVPYDVEGLKTSVKLGTIEEAKEQFKTDAARIVEEMKHSQTAQMFDDGNGKITEIVALIAYLNSLGSSRIVK, via the coding sequence ATGTTTGCTTGGTTAGAGAAAAATCCTTTCTTTTTCACAATTGCATTTGTTGTTGTGTTTTCTGTGGCTGGGTTGGTGCAGATTATCCCTGACTTTAGAAAGTCTTCGCAACCTATAGAGGGTTTGCGTCCGCTAACAGTGCTTGAGACTGCCGGGAGACAAGTATATATTAAAGAGGGTTGTTATAACTGCCATTCACAGCTTATCCGTGAGTTTAAAAGCGAAGTAATGCGCTATGGTATGTATAGCCTTAGTGGTGAGTATGCTTATGATAGACCATTCTTATGGGGTTCTAAGAGAACTGGACCTGACCTACATAGAATTGGCGATAGAAGCAGTAGCGACTGGCATGCTAATCACATGTATGATCCAAACTCTGTTGTGCCTAAGTCCATTATGCCAGCATATAAGCATTTATATGATAAAGAAATAGATTTTGACACTGCGTATGCAGAAGCATTAACTCAAAAGAAAGTCTTTAATGTGCCTTATGATGTTGAGGGATTAAAGACTAGCGTTAAGCTTGGGACTATAGAAGAGGCAAAAGAGCAATTTAAGACTGATGCAGCACGGATTGTAGAAGAGATGAAGCATAGTCAAACCGCTCAAATGTTTGATGATGGCAATGGTAAGATTACTGAGATTGTCGCACTCATTGCCTATCTTAATAGTTTGGGTTCAAGTAGAATTGTTAAATAG
- a CDS encoding epoxyqueuosine reductase QueH, translated as MLVHICCSVDSHYFLSELHKAYPDENLVGFFYNPNIHPKEEHDLRLQDVRRSCNMLNIKLIEGEYDTQVWFENVRGLEDEPEKGDRCNVCFDTRLVKTAQLAKEMQIQKFTTTLLSSPMKEQQVLYKQGDIIAAKNDLEFIKINVRANGGVNKQNELAKEDRLYRQNYCGCQFALKQQRSKQDKVVFEMMSNVSGQIMPASNEYRKLTFNQRDILEKEGKGYVLTQQENLVWRLLLGRVWHKKEVIPSYIIARSNSKKKAKSSKITWAKPKIESFYQIFQTQLKDLSNKEKVSFLTQKEERYKLDSKLLIGFSQKDDSMFIDINTLNFFFNTDYKNVADMIKNPPKYTQEMHLRYGLCGMESMNPIVILDTQIPHDITLEIQSVFQNERNFVVFEEM; from the coding sequence ATGTTAGTGCATATATGTTGCAGTGTTGATAGTCATTATTTTCTAAGTGAGCTTCACAAAGCATATCCAGATGAGAATCTAGTAGGCTTTTTCTATAATCCTAATATTCACCCAAAAGAAGAGCATGATTTGCGATTGCAAGATGTAAGGCGAAGTTGCAATATGCTTAATATCAAACTTATAGAGGGTGAGTATGATACACAGGTTTGGTTTGAAAATGTAAGGGGTTTAGAAGATGAACCAGAAAAGGGTGATAGGTGTAATGTATGCTTTGATACAAGGCTTGTAAAGACAGCACAACTTGCAAAAGAAATGCAGATTCAAAAATTTACTACAACGCTTTTAAGCAGCCCTATGAAAGAACAGCAAGTCCTTTATAAGCAGGGCGATATAATTGCGGCAAAAAATGATTTAGAGTTTATTAAGATAAATGTTAGAGCAAATGGCGGGGTTAATAAGCAAAACGAGCTTGCAAAAGAAGATAGGCTGTATAGACAGAATTATTGTGGTTGTCAGTTTGCCCTAAAACAGCAAAGAAGCAAACAGGATAAAGTTGTATTTGAGATGATGAGTAATGTGAGTGGGCAGATTATGCCAGCAAGCAATGAATACAGAAAGCTAACATTTAATCAAAGGGATATACTAGAAAAAGAGGGAAAAGGCTATGTTTTAACACAGCAAGAAAACCTTGTGTGGCGACTTTTACTCGGCAGAGTTTGGCATAAAAAAGAGGTTATCCCATCATACATTATTGCAAGATCTAACTCAAAAAAGAAAGCAAAAAGCAGTAAAATAACATGGGCAAAACCAAAGATTGAATCTTTTTATCAAATCTTTCAAACACAATTAAAAGACCTTTCAAACAAAGAAAAAGTTAGCTTTTTAACCCAAAAAGAAGAGCGATATAAGCTAGATTCTAAGCTGCTCATTGGCTTTTCACAAAAAGATGATAGCATGTTTATAGATATAAATACTTTGAATTTTTTCTTTAACACAGATTATAAGAATGTAGCCGATATGATAAAAAATCCCCCAAAATACACACAAGAAATGCACCTAAGATATGGTTTGTGTGGTATGGAGAGTATGAATCCTATCGTTATCCTTGACACGCAGATTCCACACGATATTACTTTAGAGATACAAAGCGTATTTCAAAATGAGCGTAATTTTGTAGTATTTGAAGAAATGTGA
- the rpsO gene encoding 30S ribosomal protein S15, whose translation MATELANKQEIISQFARDSKDTGSSEVQIALLTHRIANLTQHLKSNPKDHSSRLGLLKLVGQRKSLLKYLKKNKYESYIKTIKALNIKDKV comes from the coding sequence ATGGCTACTGAATTGGCAAATAAGCAAGAGATTATCTCACAATTTGCTAGAGATTCTAAGGATACAGGCTCAAGTGAAGTGCAGATCGCACTTTTAACACATAGGATTGCAAATCTCACACAGCATTTAAAAAGCAATCCAAAGGACCACTCAAGTAGATTGGGACTTTTAAAGCTTGTTGGACAAAGAAAAAGTTTGCTGAAGTATTTAAAGAAAAATAAATATGAAAGCTACATTAAAACCATTAAAGCGTTGAATATTAAAGATAAAGTGTAA